The Acidobacteriota bacterium genome includes a region encoding these proteins:
- a CDS encoding DUF1573 domain-containing protein: MKLKLISLSLALALAFALTAAAQEKKGPSTANGSPKLVIDSLIHDFGEVKAGTPLNFTFVIKNQGKADLEITKVAPG; the protein is encoded by the coding sequence ATGAAGTTAAAACTTATTTCTCTTTCGCTGGCTCTGGCGTTGGCATTTGCTTTGACCGCTGCGGCGCAGGAGAAAAAAGGTCCCAGCACCGCCAATGGCTCGCCGAAACTGGTGATTGATTCGCTCATTCACGATTTCGGCGAAGTGAAAGCGGGCACCCCGCTGAACTTTACTTTCGTCATTAAAAATCAAGGCAAAGCCGACCTGGAGATTACCAAAGTAGCGCCTGGCTGA